GATCGTCCAGCTTGATGGCCACCATCGAGACGCGATTTTGCGCGCCCTCGGCGGCCTGCATGGTGATGAGCGGCATGAAGATGAACGAATCGTTGAGGCCGCCCGACTTGGCCAGAATGCCCATCACTTTCACGGCGCTGCGGCGGTTGAGCCTCAGCGTGCTGCCCAGGCCCAGCTTGAGGTTCGTGGCCGCCTTGGCCCCCACCACGGCCACGCCGCTGTCCCCGGCCTTGAGGAGTCGGCCCTGGGCAATGGCCACGTTCGAGAACACCGCATTGATGCCCTGCTCGGCAGGCAGACCGTAAAGCACCGCACTCTGCGAGGGGTCGAGGCTGCCGCGCACCGACATGATGACCGGGGTGACCCGCGTGATACCCAGCCCAGGCGCAAGCTTCTCGATGTCGCCCACGGTGCTCTGCGGCAGGTTCGGCTGCGGCGCGAAGCCCTGGGTGAAGCCGCTGAGCGACACCTGCACGTCCGGCCCGATACCGCCGAGTTCGTCGTTGAACACCTTGCGAATGCCCTCGCCCAACGACAGGAAAATCACCATGCTGGCCACCGCCACCACGATTCCCAACGTCGTCAGGAGTGTTCTGATGGGCCGCCGGGTCAGGCCGCGCCGCGCCAATATCCACAAATCTCGCCTCTGCACGCCCGCCAGACTAGCGCCTGGGCCGTGCCGGGATGTAGGCCAAATGATACCGACTCCGGGGCCGACACAGACGCGGCAGTCCGTTCCGGAAGCTCCGAGTGCGACTTCAGACAAATCAGCGCTCCTAAAAAGTGCTAAAAGAAAGGCACCATGACCCAACCCACCCCAACTCAGACCACCAGCGACGCCGCATCCAGCCTGACCATCCGCTTTCTCGGCCACTCGGCCTTTCTGTTCAGCTCAGGCGGCTTTCAGGTGCTCATTGATCCGTTCATCCAGGGCAATCCCAAGAGCCCGGTAACCCTGGATGAAGCGCTGGGCTGGAACGTGAACGCGGTGCTGGTCAGCCACGCCCACGGCGACCACTGGGGCAACGCGCTCGACTTCGGCAAAGCGGGCATTCCGATCATCGGCACGGCGGAGGTCGGCGGCTACGCAGGTCAGCACGGGGCGGCCAATGCCATCGGGGCCAACATCGGCGGCACCGTCAAGGGTGAGTGGGGCCAGGTCACGCTGACCCCAGCCTGGCACTCCAGCAGCTTCCCCGACGGCAGCTACGGCGGTATGCCCACCGGCCTCGTGATCGAGATGGGCGGCAAGCGGGTGTACTTCGCGGGTGACACCGGCCGGTTTTCCGACATGGCCCTGATTGGCGAAGGCGGCCTCGATCTGGCGATCTTGCCCATCGGCGACAATTACACCATGGGACCCATCGAGGCGGCCAAGTGCCTCGACCTCCTGAAACCCACAGCGGCAATGCCGATGCACTACGGCACCTTCCCGGCCCTGACCGGCGACCCGCAGGTGTTCGCCGCCGAGGCTGAGAAGAGGGGCGTGAAGGTGTATCTGCCAGAGCCGGGCGAAGAAATCAAGCTGTAGGGGGCTGCTTACTCCGCCCGAATTCGTTCTGGAGTTCTCTTCGTGTCGGATGGTTCGCGTTTTGTGACAGAGTCCTGTAACCCGCTTCACCCTAGACTCAGTGACCGAAACCTTCAGTCCACCGCTCCGATCCCATCCGCTTCCCCTGCCGCTTCAGGACCCGCCTTACTGTGACGACACTGTGACGACGCCCGATTTTCCAAAACTCAGCGGCTACACCCTGACGCGCTCGATTGGTCGCGGCAACACGTCGCTGGTGTTTCTGGGCAGCGCCAACAATGCGCCGGAGCGCCCACTGGCCATCAAGGTTCCGCTGGGCACCACCCTGGCCAACCGCACGGCGGCGGAGCGTTTCGGCAACGAGGTGAGGCTCTCGCTGCAATTGCGCCACCCTTACCTGGTGCGCGGCTACGCGGGCACACCGTTCGGGCCAGGGGCTTACCTCGCCATGCGCTACTTTCCGGCAGGCACCCTGGCCGAGCGCCTCGAAGAAACGTTGCTGCCCCACGACGCGGCCCTGCGGGTGCTGGCCGACGTGGCGTCCGGCGTGGCCTACCTGCACCACCAGGGCGCGGTCCACCAGGACATCAAGACCCAGAACGTGTATCTGGACGACGAGCGGGCGGCGCTGGGAGACTTCGGCAACACCTACTTCGTCTCGGCGGGCGGCAACGTGTCGGGCAGTCCCTTCTACATGGCCCCGGAGATCTATCACGGCGAGGCCAGCAGCGCCCAGAGCGACGTGTACAGCCTGGGCGTGCTGGCCTACGAACTGCTCTCGGGCATGCGGCCCCACGTGGGCAACAGCTACGAGGAACTGATGATCTCGCACCTGACCCGCTTTCCCTCGCCGGTGACGGCCAGTAACCGCCAGGTGCCGCGCCCGCTCTCACGCCTGATCGAGCTGGCGATGGCCAAAAAGCCGCAGGACCGTCCGTCCTCGGCAGCGCTGCGCCGCGCCCTCCTGGAAGCGCTGGGCGAGGAAGACGAGCAGATCGAGCTGGAGGACCTTCCCGAGAACGCCTCGGCCCCCGCCGCCCGCGCCATCATGGGCCGTCACCAGCACCTGCCCACGCTGCCCACACCGCGCGACCTGGCTTCCTCCGCCGAGCCGGACAACAGACCCGGCAAGCCTGAGCCGAAAAGCTGGAATCCCTTCAAGCGCAAGAAGTGAGCTTCAGCGGTGGCACAGCTAGCGGTGGTATGGCTCGCCCGCCGAGATGGTCGCCGAGCGGTAGAGCGCCTCACCCATGACCACCATCGCCAGATCGTGCGGCAAGGTCAGACGGCCCAGGCTCCACAGCGCCCTGGCTGCCGCCCGCAGCCCGTCACTGTGCCCGTCAGGGCCGCCGATGCAGAAGGCCAGCTCGCCGGTGCCCTGCACACCCTGACGCTCGATGTAGGCGCTCAGCTCCTCGCTGCTCCACTGCTGGCCGCGCGGGTCGAGGGCGATGATTGGGGCGCGGCCCGCCGCCTTCAGCATCGCCTCACCCTCCTTTACCGGCGTGCTGCCCGCCAGCTGGGTCACCTTGAGCTTGTGATAGTGCCCCAGCCGCCCGGTGTACTCGGCCCATCCGGCACGGGCGTAGGCGAGTTTGGGCGCACCGACGGTGATCAGGTGCAGACGCATGGCGAGAGGTTAGCGCAGACAGATCAGCGCAGACGGGTTAGCGCAGGCCTCTGGCGTTCCCGGGTCTGGGCGGCAGGTTCAGCCGCTCGCGGTGCAAGGCTTCGAGTTCGGTCAGTTCAGCGCTGTAGTCGTGATCGGCGGGCTTGCCGGGATCGGAGCTGAGTTCGTCCAGCAGCTCAAGCCCAAAAGCGTCCGGACCGCTCTCTTTCCAGCGCCGCTGAATGTCCTTGTCGGGGTACAGCCCTGCGTCGAGCTGAAAGCGCACACGGTTGAGACTGCCCTCCACATGCGGACTCCAGTCGGTCATCACCTGACCCGACGCCAGGCAGCGCAGGACGTAGATACCCATTTTTGGGGTGAAGTTCTTGTAGGCGCGGGGCCGGATCGTCTGGGTCATGTTGGTTGCTCCATCCACTTTGTTTCAGGTCGTCAGGCCCTCGATGGCCCACTCGCCGCCGCGCATTAGCGGCGCGCGGCGGCCGCCTTCGTGCAGGCCGTCCACGTTCATGCTGGGCGTGCCGATCATCCAGTCCACGTGGATCAGCGAATCGTTGCCGCCACTCGCAGCGGGGTCGGCGCTGAAGGTGAATTCGTAGGCGCGGCCCAGAGCGATGTGCGAGGCGGCGTTCTCGTCGAAGAGGGTGTTGTAGAAGAGCCGACCGATCTGCGCGACAGGCGCGCTGGCCGCGACCAGGGCCACTTCCCCGATACGGCGCGCGCCCTCGTCGGTGTCGAGCAGCTTGAGAAACGTCGCCTCGCCTTTGCTGGCACTGCCCTCCACGATCTGGCCGCCCGCGAAGCGCACCCGGATACCCTCCACGATTTCGCCCCTGACCAGCAGCGGCTTGCTGGCCACCGCCACGCCGTCCACCCGGTCCCGGTGCGGCGCGGTGAACACCTCGTCGGTGGGCAGATTCGGCACGATCCGCACGCCTGCTGCCGTGGTGTCCTCCACTCCGGCCCACAGGTGGCCGTCCGCCAGGCCCACCGTCAGGTCGGTCTCGCCGTCAGGATCGGAGAAGTGCAGCGCCTGGAAGTGCTGAGTATTCAGGAAGTCGCGCACTGCCCCCAGCCGGACGATGTGGGCCTGCCAGGCCGCCACCGGGTCGGGTGCGTCGGCCCGCGTCACCCTGAAGATGTCGCGCCACAAAGCCGACACCGCCTGCGCCTCACCCAGTTCGGGGTACACCTTCGTGGCCCAGGCCGGAATGCTGATGCCGCCGATGCTCCAGGCCACCTCGAAACCCATCATCTTCTGGCTGACCGGCCTCATGGCCTGTGCCCGCCGCTTGGCGCTGATGGCTTGGCGCTCGGCATCGGCCCCGGCCATGATGGTGGGATCGGAGCCGTCCAGGGCCAGAAACGAGTAGCCGTCCTCAATCATCTTGAGGCTCTCGTCGATCAGCCAGCCGGGCAGGTATTCAATCGCCGCGTCCGACGCCTCGTCGATTCGCAGACGGGCCAGGTGCTCGTCGTGGTAGCGCACCACCACGCTCTCGGCTCCGGCGCGGTAGGCGCTGCGGGCCACCAGACGGGCCAGTTCGGCGGCCTCCAGCGGCGCGTTGACGAGCAGCTTGCCGCCCGGCTGGAGGTTGACGCCCACCCGGACAAGCAGTTCGGCGTACCCGGCGAGCTGAGTCTGG
This portion of the Deinococcus rubellus genome encodes:
- a CDS encoding ABC transporter permease, which encodes MQRRDLWILARRGLTRRPIRTLLTTLGIVVAVASMVIFLSLGEGIRKVFNDELGGIGPDVQVSLSGFTQGFAPQPNLPQSTVGDIEKLAPGLGITRVTPVIMSVRGSLDPSQSAVLYGLPAEQGINAVFSNVAIAQGRLLKAGDSGVAVVGAKAATNLKLGLGSTLRLNRRSAVKVMGILAKSGGLNDSFIFMPLITMQAAEGAQNRVSMVAIKLDDPKQARAVADQLSKSLNLEAQTQGDFLSFADRALKISDAVRFGISLISLIVGGLAVTNTVMMGVFERTREFGTLRAIGARPGFVRELVLTESLLLSLVGGVGGLLLGLVGIWGVNLYTQNLAGFDAAALTPRLTLLALFISLLLGLIAGLLPARSASRLSINEALGRV
- a CDS encoding metal-dependent hydrolase, encoding MTQPTPTQTTSDAASSLTIRFLGHSAFLFSSGGFQVLIDPFIQGNPKSPVTLDEALGWNVNAVLVSHAHGDHWGNALDFGKAGIPIIGTAEVGGYAGQHGAANAIGANIGGTVKGEWGQVTLTPAWHSSSFPDGSYGGMPTGLVIEMGGKRVYFAGDTGRFSDMALIGEGGLDLAILPIGDNYTMGPIEAAKCLDLLKPTAAMPMHYGTFPALTGDPQVFAAEAEKRGVKVYLPEPGEEIKL
- a CDS encoding serine/threonine-protein kinase, encoding MTTPDFPKLSGYTLTRSIGRGNTSLVFLGSANNAPERPLAIKVPLGTTLANRTAAERFGNEVRLSLQLRHPYLVRGYAGTPFGPGAYLAMRYFPAGTLAERLEETLLPHDAALRVLADVASGVAYLHHQGAVHQDIKTQNVYLDDERAALGDFGNTYFVSAGGNVSGSPFYMAPEIYHGEASSAQSDVYSLGVLAYELLSGMRPHVGNSYEELMISHLTRFPSPVTASNRQVPRPLSRLIELAMAKKPQDRPSSAALRRALLEALGEEDEQIELEDLPENASAPAARAIMGRHQHLPTLPTPRDLASSAEPDNRPGKPEPKSWNPFKRKK
- a CDS encoding 23S rRNA (pseudouridine(1915)-N(3))-methyltransferase RlmH, which gives rise to MRLHLITVGAPKLAYARAGWAEYTGRLGHYHKLKVTQLAGSTPVKEGEAMLKAAGRAPIIALDPRGQQWSSEELSAYIERQGVQGTGELAFCIGGPDGHSDGLRAAARALWSLGRLTLPHDLAMVVMGEALYRSATISAGEPYHR
- a CDS encoding GIY-YIG nuclease family protein, with the protein product MTQTIRPRAYKNFTPKMGIYVLRCLASGQVMTDWSPHVEGSLNRVRFQLDAGLYPDKDIQRRWKESGPDAFGLELLDELSSDPGKPADHDYSAELTELEALHRERLNLPPRPGNARGLR
- a CDS encoding aminopeptidase; translation: MTSLTLPAAAQDFQTQLAGYAELLVRVGVNLQPGGKLLVNAPLEAAELARLVARSAYRAGAESVVVRYHDEHLARLRIDEASDAAIEYLPGWLIDESLKMIEDGYSFLALDGSDPTIMAGADAERQAISAKRRAQAMRPVSQKMMGFEVAWSIGGISIPAWATKVYPELGEAQAVSALWRDIFRVTRADAPDPVAAWQAHIVRLGAVRDFLNTQHFQALHFSDPDGETDLTVGLADGHLWAGVEDTTAAGVRIVPNLPTDEVFTAPHRDRVDGVAVASKPLLVRGEIVEGIRVRFAGGQIVEGSASKGEATFLKLLDTDEGARRIGEVALVAASAPVAQIGRLFYNTLFDENAASHIALGRAYEFTFSADPAASGGNDSLIHVDWMIGTPSMNVDGLHEGGRRAPLMRGGEWAIEGLTT